Genomic segment of Bacteroidales bacterium:
TTTGAGGTCCTCTTCCTCTTCCTGGGACAGCAATGGAATATATTCAGTCTCTTCGTCTATCGGGATCATCAGCTTCTCTCTACTTTTTCAATCGTTATGCAGTCAAATTGTCAGCCCGCGGATTTACACACCGGCCCCTCTCTAAGGTCAATAAGCGTGCCAAGAAATAATACACCCGGAACGGGGTATTTGTTTAAAAAGCCCCGAAAGCGTTTTATATATATTTGATATTTACTTCCTTCAGGAATTTTTCTTCCAGCAGGCGTGCCATGCGTTTCACCACGGTTCTCCTGATCTCCAGGTCGATAGGAAGATTTGGATCCTGGTGTGCAATATTTACCCTGGTCCCTACGATGAAATGTATCTCATCACTCTGTTGAACCAGTTTGACAATCCGGTCGGCCGGACCCTTGCCAAGGGCGTAGGAGGGTGAGAAATCTTTGAGTATTCGCGTAACCTTGGTAATGGTCAGTATTCCTTCGGTCACCAGGTCCATTCCGTCCATATGGGAGACAGGAGGCAGTTCCGGATCTTCAAATACCAGGCTGTCTTCGATTTCCAGGTTCAGTTCGCGGGCAATGATATCGGCCGTTGTGGCTCCGCAAATCACTTTTTTTCCTTTGAATCCCCTGATGGTATTTCCCAGTTCTTTATCGTTTTCTTCTTCATAGGGCGGACCGGTAACAATCATCAGCTTTCGCGGTTTCCGAAAGTAGATACTGGCACAACTGGTATCGTCCCTGGAACTGTATCCATCGTTTCGGTGAGCCATGTTCACCATTTTTGATGCCAGTTTCAAGGCGGATATTTTCGGACTGTTCTGAACCAGTTTTATGGCGTACTCCTGCATAAGCTCTCTGCCCCAACCCAGGGGAAACTGGTCGGAGCCCATTCCTGACTGAGCAATGCCATCACTGCAGAAGATGATCCGGTCCTCTTTTTTGGGTTCAAAGCTGCAGGACAGAAGTTCTTTGCCTCTGTTCTTTTCACTGTCAAGGGTTATGCTCCTCCAGGCAGGATCAAAGGGCTTGTTGTCTCTCAGGATGATGGTCTGGGGATTATCAAACTCCAGGATATTAATCTGTCCGTCGTGTTCAATATCCACGATAGTGAATGTGGAATAGCTCATTTGACGCTCACTGCATACCGGCAGGGTATTCATGATGATCTCGGCGATCCTCTCCACTTCCTTATGTTCAATGGTGAAATTCACGGCCATCGTGGCAGTAAGGGTAGCCAGTACATTGGCCTTCACCCCGTGTCCCATCCCATCGGAAAGTACCACAATGGTTCGGTTCTCCTCTTTTACCTTTCGACTGAGAAAAACATCCCCGCAAATACGTTCCTTGCCATAATTGCGTTGATCGCAGGCGACCTCCATATAGAATTTGCCGCTCATCGGTTTTTCAGGTCCTGCTTCAGATTATACGATTCAATAATCGAGTTAAGCATCCTTTCAGCCTCCGAAGTGCCCTCCCCCAGGATAAAGCCGATTTGTTGTGCCAGGCTCAGATTTTTGTCGATGACTTCGTTGAGTCTTTTGACTACCTCCTCTTTTTGTACTTCGGGGGCTGACATATCACGGATTACCGCACCAACAATCTTATTTTTTTCAATAACAAATACACTAACATTCAGAATCTTGCCATCGTGTCGAATATCCCGGTTGGTGATGGATTCATTGTGTTTCAGTACATAAGTGAAGAGATTGTAGAAATTAAAGGGGAGAAGGGTTTTTAAATCTGCTCCGGCAAGTCCGGGCACTACTTCATTGATCTCCCTGGCCTCCTCTCCCAGCATAGTGATAAAACTGTCATTGGTCTGGATAATCTTCAGGTTCATGTCACAGATAACCACCATGGAGGGCAGTTTATGCAGCATGCGGCGGACAATCTCAGAAGCTTCTCTGGCTGCCCCCTTCTCTTTTTGAGCCAGTCTCTCCGATTGCTTGAGTGCCTCCTGGGCCTGAGCCAGCTTCTCATTGCTTATTTTCAGGGACTGGATATGATTCTGTCTGTTATGCGAAGCATAGGTGTTACACATCTCCTGAATGGCCAGTCCCTGCGCAATCGCGATGGCAAAGTCGGTGCAGCTTGCATATCCGCAGCCACCGCAACCTACTGCGGAAGGATTTGCCTGGCCGATCTCTTCCAGGATCTGATTCAGTTTGCTTTCTGATGGAAGGGGAAGGGACTGGTCGTCCGCTTTGAATGTGCGCGTCATATCCAGGGATGCAAACTCAGTAATGCTGGCCTCCCATTCATAGCTGTCCAGAGTCTTTAAACGTTTTTCCACATATTTGAAGAGCTGGCTCTGCCGCAGGAACCTTTTTCCCCCGGCGCTTGTACCCCTTCCCATGAGGAACTCCTTATAGAACAGGTTGAAATGGTGTTTGATGGTTCCGATATTCTCTTCGAATTCTTTAATGGCATCGATCATCCCATCGCCCTCCACGGTGATTACCGGAGTCAGGTGAAGTTCCTCCTCGATACCGGCTGCCTGGATGATCCCGTTGGCCACAGGAAAGAAGGATCCCTTATAGCCCAGTGGGGGGTCAAAATCGCTGTATTCCAGATCTGTTTCATGGATATTGGCCTCCTTAAAAAGCTCCCTGAGTTCTACAAAGGTTATGGCCAGATCGATGCGGCCATCCCCGTCGAAGCGCCTGATCTCGTCTTTACTGGCAATTAAGGGACTGATATATACCAGCAGTACCTCTTTACCGGCAATTTTCCGTACCACCCTGGCTGTAGCCGCATTCGGGGGGTCGATGGGCGCCAGGTTGGGAACAAGCCCGGGACTGTATTTTTCAACAAAAGAGACCGTTACCGGATCGTTTGACATGATATAATACTTCCCCTTGCTCTTATCGAAGAGCTCTTTGTAGGCCCTGGCCACCAGGTCTGCCCCAAAGGCAACCTCTTGAATATATTCAAAGCCCAGTGCACGCAGCATGGTCACAAATTTCCTGTAGTCGGTGATATCCGGAAACTCGCCTGCAATGGAGGGGTCCACAAGTGCAGCCACCTCTTTTCCACTTTCCAGAATCTGGATCAACTCCTTTTTTGAATCTCTGATTTCAATGGCTCCCGGTCCGCAGACTGCCACACAGCTTCCGCAGCCAATACATCTTTCAGGGATGATCCCGGGTTTGATGCGTTCGCTCTGTACCCGGATCGCTTTCACCGGGCAGGCTCTTACGCAGGCATAACATGCGATGCATGTTTCGCTGTTGATTTTCAGGAGTGGTTCTGTCATAGTATGTTTACATCTCTCCAAATTCGCTTTCCAGGATAGCCAGAACATTTTCATCGCTCACTTCCTCGTACAGCCGCGATCCAATCTTCAGTACAGGCCCTTTGTTACAGTCGCTGAAACAGTGATTACCTTTCAGGATGACCTCTCTTTCCAGCTGATGGTCTTTCAGGTATTTCTGAACCACCTGGAGAGTTTTCTTGTTTCCGCGGCTGAAACAGGAGCTGCCCAGGCATATTTTTATCTCCTTTTTCAAAAGTGTCATGGCCATTGAGCATTAAAGTTAACAAAATCAGTTCAGCTGAAGTAATTTATAATCTGTTCAAATTGATTACTGTTTGCCGAATAACAAACATAATCAATATCTTTGATCGTTCTGTGAATATCACAGTAATTCTGTGATATAATATGAAGTATGATCCAATTTTATGGCTGATCAAGCAGCACGAATAGAAAAGATCCTGCATCAGTTCCCGCAGATAAAGAGAAATGCACTGATTCCACTGCTACAGGCTGTTCAGGATGAGTTTGGTTTTATTTCCGAGGAGGCTGTCGCGAAAATAGGCGCCCATCTCTCGCTACCCACCAGCAAAGTCTATGGCCTGGCCACTTTCTATAACCAATTCTCTTTCTCCCCCAGGGGATTCTATCATGTAGTGCTTTGTAATGGCACCTCCTGCCATATGGGTGGCGCCGGGGACTTGTTAAATGAAATCACCAAGCTGCTGGAGATCGGTGACGGGGAGACCACACGCGATGGCTTGTTCAGCCTGGAAGTACAATCCTGTATAGGGGCATGCGGTCAGTCGCCGGTGATGTCTGTGAATGGAACATACTTTTCGGGAATCTCGGTAAAGGAGGTTCGGGAGATCATTAAACAATACAGGGAAGATGCGGAAAGATAAAGCTTTATTGTTAAAGCTGGCCCGGAGTGATCGTTCCGGGTTGAATCCCGATGAATTGAAGCGGTCGGACGAACTCAGAAAAACAGAGATTTCCAGGCCACTGGTAATGGTGAACAGCTCCACATCCGGGATTGTTGCAGGGTCGCTTCTTACCTGGAAGGCCGTTGAAAGCTATGCAGCTGATCGTTCCATTGAGCTTGATCTGACCGAAACCGGAAGCATAGGACTGAGTTCGGAAGATCCGGTGGTTTCCGTACAGATCCCGGGACGTACCCGGATTTTCTTCAGCAGGATCACGGAGGGAAGGGTCCCCTCTCTGCTGGATGACCTTTTTCACCAGGTAGTCCCTGACGGGAATGTCATTGGCCAGCTGCTTAGGGAAGGGCAGGAGCCCTGGGAAAATGTCCCGGCCCTGGCGGATCTTCCGTTTTTTGCCCTGCAGAACCGTATTGTTATGGAGTCCTGCGGCATCATCGATCCCTTCTCTCTGGAGGAGTATATGGCCGGTGGGGGATACGGGGCATTTATAAGGACCATTCGCAGTTATACCTTCAGTGAGGTTTGTGAACTGGTGACTGCCAGTGGCCTGAGGGGCCGGTCGGGGGGAGGTTTTTCGACCGGTGAAAAATGGAAAGCAGCCTTCCGTACCCCTTCGGATCAGAAATATCTGATCTGTAATGCCGAAGAGAGTGATCCCGGGGCCTTTATGGACCGCACGCTTATGGAGGGTAATCCATTTCAACTGCTTGAGGGTATTTCTATCGCGGCATATGCCATTGGTTCCAACAGAGCTTATATCTACATCCGCAGCGAATATAAAGATGCCATCAGGCGCATTAACAATGCAATCAAGGAGTTGAGAGAAATCGGGCTGCTGGGTGACAATATTCTGGACAGCGGGTACAACTTGCAGATCTCCCTGCGTAAGGGTCCGGGGGCTTTTGTTTGCGGAGAGGAGACTGCCCTGATAGCCAGCCTGGAAGGCAAGAGGGGAATGCCATCTTCCAAACCGCCTTATCCCACTACCTCCGGCTATCTGGGACGACCCACCGTGGTTAATAATGTGGAGACCCTTTCCAACCTGCCCGGGATCATCAGGAAGGGTCCGGAGTGGTTCAGGAGCATAGGTACGGAAGAGAGTCCCGGGACAAAAATATTCAGTATCTCGGGACGTGTGGCGCTGTCCGGTTTGGTGGAGGTCCCCATGGGAACCTCCTTCGATACGATCATAAACAAGATTATTGGAGGGGCAGGAAGGGGCAGGGAACTGAAAGCACTGCATTTAGGCGGACCTTCGGGATGTATGGTTCCCCTCGATCTGATGGATCTTCCGGTAAGTTATGAGGCTTTGAAGGAGAAAGGACTGATCATGGGCTCCGGAGGGGTTCTGGTGATGGACGACAGGACCTGCGTGGTGAATACAGTCAGGTTTTTCATGTACTACCTGAATAAGCAGAGCTGCGGAAAGTGCATACCCTGCAGGGAAGGAACCAGGAGAATGGCAGAAATCCTTGCCAGTATTACCCGGAAGCCGGCAGATGAGGAGGGCTCTACCACCCTGGAAAGATTCAAGGGGGTGATGCAGCTGGAGAGTCTGGCTGAGGTGATGAAGGATACCTCCCTTTGTGGTCTGGGTCAGAATGCGCCGAACCCTGTGGTCAGTACGCTGAAATATTTCAGGCACGAATATGAGGAGCATATCTTCGAAAGGCGCTGTCCCTCGAACACATGTACTGAGTTACGAACCTGGTACATTGATGTGGACCTTTGCACCGGATGTACGGTTTGTGCCAAAAAATGTCCGGCTGATGCAATCATTGGTACGGCGAGGCACCCCTATTTTATTGTTCAGGAGAAATGCATTGGATGCGGAATCTGCTATGATGTTTGCAAGTTTTCAGCGGTCTACTATAAATAAGGAGTGATGGGAATTACACTTGTTGTAAACGGAAGGAATATAGAAGCGGAGAAGGGGGAGACCATCCTTTCTGCCCTGAATCGACATGGCATGCATGTCCCTACCATCTGCAGTGTGAAGGGACTGAGTCCTTCCGGGGCCTGCCGAATGTGCGTGGTTGAGGTGGAAGGAAGAGAAAAGCTGGTACCCTCCTGCTCCTATCCCATCGAAGAGCCCATGAAAATAATGACCCATTCTCCCAGGGTTCTGAGGGCCAGGATGACCAACGTAGAGCTCTTGCTATCCAACCATCCGGACGACTGCCTGTATTGCGAACGCAATGGTTCCTGCGAGCTGCAGTCCCTTTCGGAAGATTTGAATATCAGGGAGAGACGTATACCCGGAAAGAGAAGCCTCTATAAGATCGACAAATCAAGTCCTGCCATCATCCATGATCCTTCAAAATGTATTTTATGCGGGCGCTGTGTCAGAATCTGTGAGGAAATTATGAGCACCTCAACTCTGGACTTTGCCCACCGGGGGAATGAAATGAGGATATCCACCACCCTTGGCAGGCCCCTGAACTACTCTAATTGCACATCCTGCGGACAGTGTCTGAACGCCTGTCCCACCGGGGCCCTGATCGAACATATTCAATTCCCCGAACTGGAAACTCATATACATGCCCCCGGCAAACTGGTGGTGGCACAGTACAGTGCTGCCGTGGCCGTCTCCCTGGCAGAAAGGCTTGGTTATAAGCCCGGTACCGATATGAGCGCTATCATCAACACCGTCTTGCGCCGCTATGGGTTTGATCTGGTATTTGAAAGCTCCTTCGGGGCCGATCTGATGATCCTGGAACAGGCCAGGATTTACCAGGAACGTAAAAAAAAGCCACAGGCCTTTCCGTTGATTACCAGCTCCTGTCCCGCATGGATACATTATGTCGAACAGTATTATCCGGAATTAATCCCCTTTCTTTCTCCCCTGAAATCGCCCCAGCAAATATGCGGCACGCTGATCAGGGAGTGGTTTGCCAGGACCGGTATAGAGGATGACAAAGAGATTGTATCGGTGCTTATTTCTTCTTGCACAGCGGCCAAGACAGAGGCACGGAGGGTGGAGATGACCCGCTCCGGAAAACCTGTGATTGACCTGGTCCTGACTACCCGCGAACTGCTCAGAATGATTAAACTCAGTGGACTGGAGCTGGAACAGCTGGAGCCCGGACTGCCTGATGCACCATTCTGTCTTTCCAGTTCTGCAGGTAAACTATGCGCTGTGTCGGGAGGTGAAACAGAAGCCACGGTCCGGACCATTTATACTCAGAGCACGGGCAGTGAAATGCTTCCTTCGAAACTACATCGATTCAGGGTACATAAATCTTTTCGCGAAATGACGGTGAAAGCCGGCTTATCTGAGATAAGGGTTGCCACCGTCAGTGGTCTGAAAAATGCTGTTGCACTGATGGAAGAGCTAAAAAAGGGGAAGAGGGAACTGGATTTGCTCGAGGTAATGGCCTGTCCGGATGGATGTATCAACGGAGGCGGACAGGCCATCCCGGCAGATGAAAAGCTGCTTCGTGCCAGGTCCAGGGCCATCTATGACCTGGATAACGGAAGCCCCTTGCATTCGGCGCACGATAACCAGGTTGTTCAAGATATTTACCAGGATCTTCTGGGCGAACCCGGAGGCGAAAAAAGCAGGGATCTGCTCTATACACTCTTTACAAAGAGGGAGGTATTGCTATAGATGGAACAGAAGTTGCATAAGAGGGGTCTGGTTTATACCGTTAAGGATTTGTGCAGGGTATGTTATACCTGTGTCAGGGAATGCCCGGTAAAGGCCATCCGGATCGTGGACGGTCAGGCCGAGGTGGTGGCAGAACGCTGCATTGCTTGCGGGAACTGTACCATAGTCTGCTCCCAGGGAGCAAAGGTATATGAGCGCTCTATCGACCGGGTGGAGGCTCTCCTGCAGGGTGATTCAGAGGTGGTTGCCCTTGTGGCGCCAAGTTATGTGGCCGAGTTTGAGGAAATTCCGGATTTAGCTCTTTTTGCAGGCATGATAAAAAAGCTGGGGTTCACACAGTTGTTTGAGGTGGGTATGGGAGCCGATCTGGTGGCAGAAGCTTATGAAAAGCTGATCAATGAGAATCCCGGTAAGGGATATATTAATTCAGACTGTCCGGCCATTGTCTCTTTTATTGAAAAATACCATCCCGATCTCACAGGCTCGCTTATCCCGGTGGTATCTCCCATGGTGGCCACGGTTCGCTATATCAGGCAGGTACTGCATAGCCAGGCAAAGATGGTTTTCATAGGGCCCTGCGTGGCAAAGAAAGGGGAATCGGACGAAGTGGATGAGGTACTTACTTTTGCCGAACTGCGTAGTATGTTTACCTCCATGCGGGTCCGTGCTTCCAATGTGGAACCTGCAAGCTTTACACCGCCCCTGGCCATGAAAGGCGCTGGCTTTCCCGTAAGTCGGGGCTTACTTCAAGCCATGAACCTGGAGGGTAACCATGTGGACCAACGGGTTATTGTAGCAGAAGGCAGGGTTCACTTCCAGGAAGCGATCAGGGAGTATGCTTCGGGAAAGCTGGATTCCATGCAGCTGGAACTTCTCTGCTGTGAGGGATGTATCATGGGTCCGGGTACCAGTCCCCGCGGGAAGAAGTTTGTCCGGAGAAGCCTGGTGCTTAACCATCTCTTCGGGAGACTGGATCAGGCACAGACAGAGAGTGAAGGGGTGAGGGCCGAAGGCTGCCGCCCGGATCTTAGCCGTTCCTTTAAAACAGACGATCAGCGGATCAAGGCTGGGCCGGAAGATGAGATCGATAAAGTACTTCTTCAGATGGGAAAGTTTTCTCAGCAGGACCATCTGGATTGTGGTGCCTGCGGGTATGATACCTGCCTGAGCCATGCCAGGGCGATCACCCAGGGACTGGCCGAGGTGGAGATGTGTCTTCCCTATTCCATTGACACCCTGCACCAGACCATCCATAAACTGGCCGATTCCAAGCATAAGCTGCTTTCTGTGGAACAGGCGCTCCGGCAGAGCGAGAAGCTGGCACACATGGGGCAGCTTTCCGCGGGGATTGCGCATGAATTAAACAACCCGCTGGGAGTTGTAATCATGTACAGCAACCTGCTGCTCGAAGAGTGCGCCAGGGATCAGCAGCTGAAGGAGGACCTGGAGTTAATTGTGGAGCAGGCCGGAAGATGTAAAGACATTGTGGGCGGCTTACTGAATTTTGCCAGAAAGAATCAGGTTCTCTACAGCACCACCGACCTGCTGGAGTTGATAAGAATGAGCACAGACTCCCTGATTTTCCCTGAAAATATTAGCTATTGCCTGAACAACCATCTCTCCAATCCTTATGCAGATCTGGACAGGGAGCAGATGGTTCAGGTGATCAGCAATCTGCTGAAAAACGGGATAGAGGCCATGCCCAACGGCGGGGCCCTTGCTGTAAGCCTCTCTGATAGCCACGACTGGGTAATTATCAGCATCCGGGATGAGGGTGCCGGCATCTCACCCGGAGATATGGAAAAGGTATTTGAGCCCTTCTACACGACCAAGGGAATTGGGAAAGGGACCGGACTTGGACTGGCAACCACCTACGGGATTGTTAAGATGCACCGGGGACAAATTGATGTAAAATCCAATGTAAACCCTGAAAAAGGGGCCACTGGCACCGAATTTACGGTTAAGATTCCACGTAAGCTTTTAAGCTAGCCTGCCTGGCAGGAATTTGTTACCTTGGGAAGTGAAGATTTAAGAAATATGAGATGAGAAAGAAAACCATTTTACTGGCAGACGATGATCCGGATGTGATTTTTCAGGTGAAACATCATCTGGAACTCTGGGGGTATGAGGTTGTAGCGGTGGAATCGCGGGTCGAAGCTGAACGCTATCTGGAAAGCGGGTGCCCCGACCTGGCCATACTCGATCTGATGATGGAGGAGGAAGACAGCGGGTTTATACTTTCCTACCGGATAAAAAAGTGCCGGCCAGATGTGCCGGTGATTATCTCTACGGCGGTGGCTGCTGAACGCGGCATCAGTTTTGATATCAACAGTCCCGGCAGCAGGTCCTGGATCAAAGCAGATCATTACCTGGAGAAGGGCTTCAGAATGGAACAGTTAAGATTGCTGATCCAAAAATACCTGGATTAATCCTATGGAAACTTTAACTGTCCTGGTGGTTGACGATGAACCTGGAATACGCTCGGGTATAAAAAGGATCCTGGAAGGGCACCGTGTGAGTTTCCCTTTTATGGATGAAGACTATCAGTTTGAATGCAGGGAGGTGGCCAGCGGCGAGGAGGCGCTTACCATGCTTGAAGTGGTGACCCCGGAAATTATTTTGCTGGATAATAAGCTGCCAGGCATGGATGGTATGGAAGTCCTTGAAATCATCAAGCAGAGAAATCTGGATGTCGTCGTGGCCATGATCACTTCTTATGCCTCCATGGAGATTGCGGCTAAAGCTACGAATGACGGGGCCAGGGATTTTATTCCCAAACCTTTTACCCCCGCAGAGCTGAAGTCCAGTATCGACCTGATCACCAAGCAGTATTTCCTCAAGAAGATTACCAGCAATATGAAGGAGGAGGGGAAGAAGATCCGCTATCAGTTTCTCTCCGTATTGAGTCATGAGCTCAAGTCGCCCCTGAATGCCCTTGAGGGCTACCTTCAAATGATGAAGGAGCGTGAACTGGGTGAGGATATGAGTGCTTATAAAACGGTTCTGGACCGCTCCCTTCAACGTGTGGACGGGATGCGCTCGCTGATCATGGATCTACTCGACTTTACCAAAATCAGGATGGAAAAGAAAGAGGAAAAAGTTGAACAGGTAGACCTCAGGGAACGCGCAGAGCTGGCCATTGCCACGATCAACCCCATGGTTATCCAACGGAATATCAAGGTCAGCTGTTTCGGGGATGAGGTCTTTTACGATGCGGATCCCTCGGACCTGGATATTATGTTTAATAATCTGCTGTCCAATGCGGTTAAATATAACCATGACGGGGGTGAAGTCAAGGTGCAGGTTTATAAAAAGGAACAGGCAGTAGTCATCCAGGTTAAGGATACGGGCATCGGAATGAGCGAGGAGGAGGTTTCCCGGTTATTCAAAGAGTTTGTCCGCATTAAAAACAGCCGTACCAGGGGAATTCCCGGCTCGGGTCTGGGCCTCTCTATTGTGAGCAAAATTGCTCAACTGTACGGGGGGCATATTCAGGTAAGCAGCATTCCCGACCAGGGAAGCGAATTCCGTGTTATTCTGCCTCTTACCTGAGACTGACGGGTATCATTAGAATTGTTGATCTGAAATTGTGATTAAATTAACAATATTTTGTAGTATTGTATCAGCCCAATTAGTGATCTATGTCCTTACCTGAGCGTACTGTTGAACGTTTGAGTGAATATCGCAGATCCCTGCTTCAATGCCTGGAGGAGGGAAAGACACATATATTTTCGCATGAACTTGCCGAACTGCATCACAATACAGCGGTACAGGTGCGCCGGGATATTATGTTTATCGGTTATACCAGCATGCAACGAAAAGGTTATGATGTCAGAGAGCTGGTAGATGTTATCGGAGACATTCTGGATTCGGAGAGTGGCCTCAATGTGGCTGTGATTGGGATAGGAAATCTGGGGCGGGCTGTTACCACTTACTTTATTGGGAAGCGTTCCAAGCTGAATATCATTGCTACCTTCGATGTGGATGCCAATAAGATAGACCGGGTGATTTCAGGGGTGAAATGCTATCCGCTCAGCAGGCTGAAAGAGCTTGTACAAAGCCAGAATATTTCCATAGCTATCATGACGGTACCGGCCGATTCGGCTGCAGAAGTGACTGCCCAGCTGGTGGATGCCGGCATTAAGGGCCTGATGAATTTTACCACCGTCCCCCTGAATGTGCCGCCGCAAGTGTACCTGGATGAGTATGATATGATTACCTCCCTCGAGAAAGTAGCCTATTTTGTGAAGAGTTCCCGGAATTAAGATGCAGGTGCATAACTCCATGGAAAATTTGCCGGTGATCCCTTCACCGGTAGTCACGGTGGGTTCATTCGACGGGGTACATGTGGGGCACCGGGCCATTATCAGGCGGTTGAATGCCCTGGCCCGGGAGGTGCAGGGCTCCTCGGTGCTCATCACCTTCCATCCGCATCCCCGCATGGTGCTCTATCCGGATTCGGCCGGGAAGGATCTGAAGCTGATAAATTCCAGATCTGAGAAGATCCTCCTCCTGGAGGAAGCGGGGCTGGATTTTCTGATCATTATGGAGTTTACCAATGATTTTGCACGTACCAGTTCCGATGATTTTGTGGAACACTACCTGGTGGGTTTCCTGCACGCCCATACCATCGTTGTCGGATTTAACCATTACTTCGGCCACAATAAGGAGGGGAGCTTTAAATCCCTGTACAGGGCCCGGAAGAGATTTGGTTTCCGGGTGGAGGAGATTCCGGAACAGGAAATCCAGCATGAGGCCGTCAGCAGCACCAAAATCCGGAAGGCCCTGGAGGAGGGAAATATCCAGCGGGCCAATGCCTATCTGGAGCATCACTATATGATACAGGCAAGCCTGGAACCGCTTCCGGAGCATGAGGCGGTGCCCGGGCAGCCCTGTTACCGGATTCCCGTGAGTGACCCAGTGAAACTGATCCCCCCGGAAGGGGCATATGCTGCCTCGTACCTTTGCAAAGGACAGTATAAAAAGGCCCTGGTGTATATTGGGAACAGGTCCATCCTTCTCTTTCCGCTTGAAGCGGATCATGATCCTCTAAGGGCTGAGGGGAGGGTGCGTTTCCATCTAAGACTTGCCGCTTCGGAAGATCCCGACTTTTCCGCTTTGCTGTTTGCTGCAGGGGAGCTCATTTATTAGTATCTTCGTTTTATGGAAAAGCGAATCGGAGCGGTTATCATACTGATCGGACAGGGGGGGGATATTCACCGGATCAATGCCATTATATCCGAGCATGCCGATCTGATCCTGGGCCGGCAGGGAATCCCGCTCAGGGACCGCTCTACCAGCGTGATCTCACTGGTTATTGAAGGGAATACAGACCTGATAGGATCGCTTACCGGCAAACTTGGCAGATTGCCGGGGGTCAAAGTCAAATCTATACTGGCCGGTTGAAAAAGGCAGTATCAAATGTTAAAAAACAGCCCCTTTTTGTTAAAACGGCTTTCGCTAAAAACAAATCATCAACTCATTGGTTTATATATTTGAAAAGTAATTGTTGGGGTGCAAGGCAAGTTGCGA
This window contains:
- a CDS encoding NADH-ubiquinone oxidoreductase-F iron-sulfur binding region domain-containing protein, yielding MRKDKALLLKLARSDRSGLNPDELKRSDELRKTEISRPLVMVNSSTSGIVAGSLLTWKAVESYAADRSIELDLTETGSIGLSSEDPVVSVQIPGRTRIFFSRITEGRVPSLLDDLFHQVVPDGNVIGQLLREGQEPWENVPALADLPFFALQNRIVMESCGIIDPFSLEEYMAGGGYGAFIRTIRSYTFSEVCELVTASGLRGRSGGGFSTGEKWKAAFRTPSDQKYLICNAEESDPGAFMDRTLMEGNPFQLLEGISIAAYAIGSNRAYIYIRSEYKDAIRRINNAIKELREIGLLGDNILDSGYNLQISLRKGPGAFVCGEETALIASLEGKRGMPSSKPPYPTTSGYLGRPTVVNNVETLSNLPGIIRKGPEWFRSIGTEESPGTKIFSISGRVALSGLVEVPMGTSFDTIINKIIGGAGRGRELKALHLGGPSGCMVPLDLMDLPVSYEALKEKGLIMGSGGVLVMDDRTCVVNTVRFFMYYLNKQSCGKCIPCREGTRRMAEILASITRKPADEEGSTTLERFKGVMQLESLAEVMKDTSLCGLGQNAPNPVVSTLKYFRHEYEEHIFERRCPSNTCTELRTWYIDVDLCTGCTVCAKKCPADAIIGTARHPYFIVQEKCIGCGICYDVCKFSAVYYK
- a CDS encoding [Fe-Fe] hydrogenase large subunit C-terminal domain-containing protein, with product MTEPLLKINSETCIACYACVRACPVKAIRVQSERIKPGIIPERCIGCGSCVAVCGPGAIEIRDSKKELIQILESGKEVAALVDPSIAGEFPDITDYRKFVTMLRALGFEYIQEVAFGADLVARAYKELFDKSKGKYYIMSNDPVTVSFVEKYSPGLVPNLAPIDPPNAATARVVRKIAGKEVLLVYISPLIASKDEIRRFDGDGRIDLAITFVELRELFKEANIHETDLEYSDFDPPLGYKGSFFPVANGIIQAAGIEEELHLTPVITVEGDGMIDAIKEFEENIGTIKHHFNLFYKEFLMGRGTSAGGKRFLRQSQLFKYVEKRLKTLDSYEWEASITEFASLDMTRTFKADDQSLPLPSESKLNQILEEIGQANPSAVGCGGCGYASCTDFAIAIAQGLAIQEMCNTYASHNRQNHIQSLKISNEKLAQAQEALKQSERLAQKEKGAAREASEIVRRMLHKLPSMVVICDMNLKIIQTNDSFITMLGEEAREINEVVPGLAGADLKTLLPFNFYNLFTYVLKHNESITNRDIRHDGKILNVSVFVIEKNKIVGAVIRDMSAPEVQKEEVVKRLNEVIDKNLSLAQQIGFILGEGTSEAERMLNSIIESYNLKQDLKNR
- a CDS encoding (2Fe-2S) ferredoxin domain-containing protein — encoded protein: MTLLKKEIKICLGSSCFSRGNKKTLQVVQKYLKDHQLEREVILKGNHCFSDCNKGPVLKIGSRLYEEVSDENVLAILESEFGEM
- a CDS encoding NAD(P)H-dependent oxidoreductase subunit E, producing MADQAARIEKILHQFPQIKRNALIPLLQAVQDEFGFISEEAVAKIGAHLSLPTSKVYGLATFYNQFSFSPRGFYHVVLCNGTSCHMGGAGDLLNEITKLLEIGDGETTRDGLFSLEVQSCIGACGQSPVMSVNGTYFSGISVKEVREIIKQYREDAER
- a CDS encoding SpoIIE family protein phosphatase is translated as MSGKFYMEVACDQRNYGKERICGDVFLSRKVKEENRTIVVLSDGMGHGVKANVLATLTATMAVNFTIEHKEVERIAEIIMNTLPVCSERQMSYSTFTIVDIEHDGQINILEFDNPQTIILRDNKPFDPAWRSITLDSEKNRGKELLSCSFEPKKEDRIIFCSDGIAQSGMGSDQFPLGWGRELMQEYAIKLVQNSPKISALKLASKMVNMAHRNDGYSSRDDTSCASIYFRKPRKLMIVTGPPYEEENDKELGNTIRGFKGKKVICGATTADIIARELNLEIEDSLVFEDPELPPVSHMDGMDLVTEGILTITKVTRILKDFSPSYALGKGPADRIVKLVQQSDEIHFIVGTRVNIAHQDPNLPIDLEIRRTVVKRMARLLEEKFLKEVNIKYI